In one window of Saprospiraceae bacterium DNA:
- a CDS encoding DUF2975 domain-containing protein yields the protein MTATHNFVFKALYIVAWLIFVGLSIEACGLLVNFYFSLYEPDFIQNLYQKLDLTGIYKDSKWAFFGIYSLILSISILKALLFYVVINLMHRLDLSKPFNTFVSNQISLMSYFTLSIGMLSYISRQFVNNLMHRGFSLGNLDAFLADSQAFILMGAVIYIIATIFKKGVELQNENELTV from the coding sequence ATGACAGCCACACATAATTTTGTTTTTAAAGCCTTGTACATAGTAGCCTGGCTCATTTTTGTAGGTTTATCCATAGAAGCCTGCGGTTTATTAGTCAATTTCTATTTCAGCCTGTACGAACCTGATTTTATCCAAAACCTTTATCAAAAGTTGGATTTAACCGGAATCTATAAAGATTCCAAATGGGCTTTCTTCGGTATTTACAGCCTCATTCTTTCCATCTCCATTTTAAAAGCTTTGCTGTTTTATGTTGTCATCAATCTCATGCACAGATTGGATTTATCAAAACCCTTTAACACCTTTGTTTCTAACCAAATTTCTCTAATGAGTTATTTCACCCTTTCAATTGGCATGTTAAGTTACATAAGCAGACAGTTTGTGAATAACTTAATGCATCGTGGTTTCAGTTTAGGCAACTTAGATGCATTTTTGGCAGACAGTCAGGCATTTATTTTAATGGGTGCAGTCATTTATATTATTGCTACTATTTTTAAAAAGGGAGTAGAACTTCAAAATGAAAACGAACTAACTGTATAA
- a CDS encoding sugar transferase has translation MFKRKENLIYQAGDFLLSLTAWYLFVQYLSANNFIDSGVSDSFELFLYSGLILVPSCWAVLYILTEQYRDVYRLSRWSVFSQTLISSIIGSLIMFFILLANKNIQFDGRYFSAIAIYFSLHFGLVVLFRLVYLTYVSNRLKKGLVGFNTIIIGGDQSAVKLFREISSLHYSLGHKFLGFIHSNGSSSNDLVQYLPELGGLKDIESVIRNLNIEEVIIAIESTEHEKLKSILDVLFEFGDRLIIRTIPDTYDILLGTVRLNHLYGAILIEVRQEIMPKWQIVFKRVLDLTVSIIALIVLLPLISYIYLRSRLSSRGSVIYSQERIGLNGKPFQIYKFRSMNMGAEENGPLLSYEGDPRITPWGSVLRKWRLDEIPQFINVIKGDMSLVGPRPERKYFIDQIMQNAPHYKHLLKVRPGITSWGQVKFGYASSLEEMMKRLEYDILYIENRSLGLDFKIMFYTVAVLIQGKGK, from the coding sequence ATGTTTAAAAGAAAGGAAAATTTAATTTACCAGGCTGGAGATTTTCTTCTTTCATTGACAGCATGGTACTTATTTGTCCAATACCTGTCAGCAAATAATTTTATTGATTCGGGAGTTTCGGATTCATTTGAACTTTTTCTTTACTCGGGTTTGATTTTGGTGCCATCGTGTTGGGCTGTACTTTACATACTCACAGAACAATATCGCGATGTTTACCGGTTGTCGAGGTGGTCTGTCTTTTCACAGACATTGATTTCGTCAATTATTGGCAGTTTAATCATGTTTTTTATTCTTCTTGCCAATAAAAATATTCAATTCGACGGAAGATATTTTTCGGCAATTGCCATTTACTTTTCCTTGCATTTTGGGCTGGTTGTTTTGTTCAGGTTGGTTTACCTGACCTATGTAAGCAATCGCCTGAAAAAAGGATTGGTTGGATTTAATACCATTATTATTGGAGGCGATCAGAGTGCTGTTAAATTATTCAGAGAGATCAGTTCTCTTCATTATTCACTGGGTCATAAATTTTTAGGATTTATTCATTCAAACGGTTCGAGTTCAAATGATCTTGTTCAATACCTGCCCGAGCTGGGTGGTTTGAAGGATATTGAATCAGTCATCCGCAATCTCAATATAGAAGAAGTGATCATTGCAATTGAATCGACCGAACACGAAAAATTAAAATCAATTTTGGATGTGCTGTTTGAATTCGGCGACCGGCTCATCATACGCACCATTCCCGATACTTATGACATATTGTTGGGAACTGTAAGGTTAAATCATTTGTATGGTGCCATCCTTATTGAAGTCCGGCAGGAGATTATGCCCAAGTGGCAAATTGTTTTTAAAAGAGTCCTGGATCTAACCGTTAGTATCATTGCGTTGATCGTCCTGTTGCCTTTGATCAGCTATATTTATCTGAGGTCGCGATTGTCTTCCCGAGGATCGGTAATTTATAGTCAGGAACGCATTGGATTAAATGGCAAGCCATTTCAAATTTATAAGTTTCGTTCCATGAACATGGGTGCAGAAGAAAATGGGCCGCTGTTGTCTTATGAAGGTGATCCGCGAATTACTCCCTGGGGTTCGGTTCTCAGGAAATGGAGACTGGATGAAATTCCGCAGTTTATCAATGTGATCAAAGGAGACATGTCTTTAGTTGGGCCAAGACCGGAGCGAAAATATTTCATCGATCAGATCATGCAAAATGCCCCACACTACAAACATCTGTTAAAAGTAAGACCAGGAATCACTTCCTGGGGACAAGTAAAATTTGGTTACGCCTCTTCGCTCGAAGAAATGATGAAGCGATTGGAATACGATATTCTTTACATCGAGAACCGATCGCTGGGACTGGATTTTAAAATCATGTTTTATACCGTGGCAGTTTTGATTCAGGGGAAAGGAAAGTGA
- a CDS encoding helix-turn-helix transcriptional regulator, whose translation MPIIVNLDVMMAKRKMSLNELSEKVELTLSNLSILKTGKAKAIRFSTLESICKVLDCQPGDILEYVNDKK comes from the coding sequence ATGCCGATTATTGTAAACTTAGACGTGATGATGGCGAAGCGAAAAATGTCGCTGAATGAGCTATCTGAAAAAGTGGAGCTTACCCTTTCCAACTTATCTATTTTAAAAACTGGAAAAGCAAAAGCGATTCGATTTAGTACGCTGGAATCCATATGTAAGGTTTTAGATTGCCAACCTGGTGATATTTTGGAATATGTTAACGATAAAAAGTAA
- a CDS encoding DUF1801 domain-containing protein: protein METFRPIHQDFQFFLSFKNQEIIDVFNDLRHYVLDVYPDCNELLYQTHALTSVFSISEKLSDAFCMIPIYTNHLNLGFNKGTLLKDPHKLLKGTGNLIRHISVKKADDYRNPKVKALILEAIEFAIADMAKPGQTIGKTISKIKRK from the coding sequence ATGGAAACTTTCCGACCCATTCATCAGGACTTCCAATTTTTTTTGAGTTTCAAAAACCAGGAAATCATAGACGTGTTTAACGACTTACGGCATTACGTATTAGACGTTTACCCTGACTGTAACGAACTTTTATACCAGACGCATGCTTTGACATCGGTTTTTTCAATCTCAGAGAAGCTTAGCGATGCTTTTTGTATGATACCCATTTACACAAATCATCTGAATTTGGGTTTTAATAAAGGAACTCTTTTAAAAGATCCTCATAAACTCTTGAAAGGAACTGGTAATTTAATCAGACATATAAGTGTAAAAAAGGCTGATGACTATAGAAATCCCAAAGTAAAAGCTTTGATTCTGGAAGCGATTGAATTTGCAATAGCAGATATGGCTAAGCCGGGTCAAACCATTGGTAAAACAATTTCAAAAATCAAAAGGAAGTAA
- a CDS encoding VOC family protein, producing MNTKLTHFAIHIDDMERAKNFYGEVFNWGFNAYGQSDFMQIQSNKSDTGEIVGALQSRIYAPVPDKIIGLECTFNVEDIDDTIERVKSYGGKMLMPKTVIPNVGWIAKFLDTEGNLICAMQYDSKAS from the coding sequence ATGAATACTAAATTGACACATTTTGCGATTCACATTGACGATATGGAAAGAGCTAAGAATTTTTATGGTGAAGTTTTTAATTGGGGCTTCAATGCTTATGGTCAATCTGACTTTATGCAGATACAATCCAATAAGTCGGATACCGGAGAAATAGTAGGTGCCTTACAATCGAGAATTTATGCCCCTGTTCCTGATAAGATCATTGGCTTGGAATGCACTTTTAATGTCGAGGATATTGACGACACCATCGAACGAGTTAAAAGTTATGGAGGAAAAATGCTTATGCCTAAGACAGTTATTCCAAATGTGGGTTGGATTGCAAAGTTTTTAGATACAGAAGGAAACCTGATTTGTGCAATGCAATACGATTCTAAAGCAAGTTGA
- a CDS encoding Gfo/Idh/MocA family oxidoreductase yields MSSEKLKIGLLGAGHLGKIHLKCLMELPQWDLVGFYDISAQTRAEVEKLFGLKAFDNVEALIEKCDALDIVSSTSAHASLATSAIKARKHCFIEKPVSSTLEEAIELQKLSESYKVNVQIGHVERFNPSFAAVRPFIKNPRFIEAHRLSSFNPRGRDVSVVHDIMIHDLDLICLMANSPLKDLKANGVSLVSPLPDICNARIEFESGLVCNVTASRISMKQMRKLRIFQEDAYISLDMLDKEAQVIRLVDEPQDNTIEIDTHKGMKYISLVQPEIKNFNAIVEELKSFHKSIVNDEVPEVNLLEGIQVMTLVQAITKQIDQNQ; encoded by the coding sequence ATGTCTTCTGAAAAACTAAAGATCGGGCTGCTGGGTGCAGGACATTTAGGAAAGATTCATTTAAAATGTCTGATGGAGTTGCCGCAATGGGATCTGGTTGGATTTTATGATATATCCGCTCAAACCAGAGCAGAGGTCGAAAAGTTATTTGGTTTAAAGGCTTTCGACAATGTCGAAGCGTTGATCGAAAAATGCGATGCACTCGATATTGTATCATCGACTTCGGCACACGCCTCTTTAGCAACTTCAGCCATAAAAGCAAGGAAGCATTGCTTTATTGAAAAACCGGTGAGCAGTACCCTGGAAGAGGCCATTGAATTGCAGAAATTATCGGAATCCTATAAGGTGAATGTTCAAATTGGCCATGTGGAAAGATTTAATCCGAGTTTTGCAGCAGTGAGGCCATTTATCAAAAATCCTCGATTTATTGAGGCCCATCGTTTGTCTAGTTTTAATCCGAGAGGTCGCGATGTTTCTGTTGTTCACGACATCATGATACACGATCTCGATCTGATTTGCCTGATGGCCAATAGTCCGCTAAAAGACCTGAAGGCAAACGGAGTTTCTTTGGTGAGCCCCTTACCCGACATTTGCAATGCCCGCATTGAGTTTGAAAGCGGATTGGTATGTAATGTTACCGCAAGCCGGATTTCTATGAAACAAATGCGCAAACTCAGGATCTTTCAGGAAGATGCCTACATCAGTTTAGACATGCTTGACAAGGAAGCTCAGGTTATCAGATTGGTGGATGAACCGCAGGACAATACTATTGAAATTGATACCCATAAGGGTATGAAATACATCAGTCTCGTGCAGCCTGAGATTAAAAATTTCAATGCAATTGTCGAAGAATTAAAATCTTTTCATAAAAGCATCGTTAATGATGAAGTTCCGGAGGTTAATTTACTTGAAGGAATTCAGGTGATGACTCTGGTCCAGGCTATTACGAAGCAAATCGACCAAAACCAATGA
- a CDS encoding DUF1801 domain-containing protein: MTVQEKIKEYLNSLADPKRVEMEVLHQRLLQLMPNCKLWFLDGKDESGKIISNPNIGYGLQTIKYAKGHNKEFYQIGISANTTGISVYIIGIDDKKYLPDTYGKILGKATVTGYCIKFKSLKDINMDVLESAIRDGLEKTQ; this comes from the coding sequence ATGACGGTACAGGAAAAAATCAAAGAGTATTTAAACAGCCTTGCGGATCCAAAACGTGTGGAAATGGAAGTCTTGCACCAACGTTTACTGCAGCTCATGCCAAATTGTAAATTATGGTTCTTGGACGGCAAAGATGAAAGCGGTAAAATTATTTCAAATCCGAATATAGGTTATGGACTTCAAACTATTAAGTATGCAAAGGGCCATAACAAGGAATTTTATCAAATTGGAATCAGTGCGAATACCACGGGAATTTCTGTGTATATTATCGGTATTGATGATAAAAAGTATTTGCCTGACACTTATGGAAAAATATTGGGCAAAGCAACTGTAACGGGATACTGCATTAAATTCAAATCACTGAAGGATATAAATATGGACGTGCTTGAATCGGCAATACGCGATGGTCTTGAAAAGACTCAATAA
- a CDS encoding acetyl-CoA C-acyltransferase: MNEVYIVSMARTPMGSFGGTLAGFSAIQLGIHAAQAAIEKSGIDKSLIEQVWMGNVCSANLGQAPARQVALGSGLQPSTVCTTVNKVCASGMKAIDLAAQAIQLGHADIILAGGMESMSNIPFYASSMRWGAKYGHSQFIDGLQRDGLSDAYNHKAMGNCGDATAAHYGISRDAQDAYAIRSYQLAQKATDEGKLKNEITPIPIPQKKGDPVLFAEDEEIRKVDFSKIASLKPSFGSEGTVTAANASTINDGASALVLMSGQKLKELGLKPLARIVASADAEQAPEWFTTSPTLAASQVLKRAGLSWNDISFIEVNEAFSVVPIAFQQIMKTNPEIMNIHGGAVSMGHPLGSSGSRIVISLLNILQQNNARYGLAAICNGGGGASAMVVELV; encoded by the coding sequence ATGAATGAAGTATATATCGTTTCGATGGCAAGAACACCCATGGGAAGTTTTGGTGGCACCCTGGCTGGTTTCAGTGCCATTCAACTTGGCATCCATGCAGCACAAGCAGCCATAGAAAAGTCCGGAATAGATAAATCCTTGATCGAACAAGTTTGGATGGGGAATGTATGTTCTGCAAATCTGGGGCAGGCACCTGCGAGACAGGTCGCTTTGGGTAGTGGACTTCAACCATCGACTGTTTGTACAACGGTCAATAAAGTATGTGCTTCAGGCATGAAAGCCATTGATCTGGCAGCGCAAGCTATTCAACTAGGGCATGCCGATATCATTCTCGCAGGAGGAATGGAAAGCATGTCAAATATTCCGTTTTATGCATCATCCATGCGTTGGGGTGCCAAATACGGACATAGCCAGTTCATCGACGGTCTTCAAAGAGATGGATTATCAGATGCCTACAACCACAAAGCCATGGGCAATTGTGGAGATGCAACTGCAGCGCACTACGGAATTTCGCGCGATGCCCAGGACGCTTACGCAATCAGATCGTATCAGTTGGCACAAAAAGCAACGGATGAAGGGAAATTAAAAAATGAAATCACACCCATTCCCATTCCGCAAAAAAAAGGAGATCCGGTTTTATTTGCTGAGGACGAAGAAATCCGCAAAGTTGATTTTTCTAAAATAGCATCTCTCAAACCCAGTTTCGGAAGTGAAGGCACGGTAACTGCAGCAAACGCATCTACCATCAACGACGGAGCTTCTGCACTTGTACTTATGAGCGGACAAAAACTTAAAGAACTCGGTTTAAAACCATTGGCCCGAATCGTTGCCAGTGCAGATGCAGAACAAGCACCTGAATGGTTTACAACCAGCCCCACCCTGGCTGCTTCACAAGTACTAAAGCGTGCAGGATTAAGCTGGAACGATATCTCCTTCATCGAAGTCAACGAAGCATTTTCAGTCGTACCGATTGCTTTCCAACAAATAATGAAAACAAACCCCGAGATCATGAATATACATGGAGGTGCCGTCTCCATGGGTCATCCACTGGGATCATCCGGTTCGAGAATTGTTATATCTCTTCTCAATATTTTGCAACAAAACAATGCCCGATATGGACTCGCTGCTATCTGCAACGGAGGTGGTGGTGCGTCTGCGATGGTGGTGGAGTTGGTGTAA
- a CDS encoding dihydrofolate reductase family protein, producing MGKIISFMHVSLDGFVAGPNGEMDWIKADQELFDYVGARISKTDIALYGRITYQLMESYWPTAADKETATRHEIEHSRWYKNVHKVVLSKTLQETGLSNTTILSNELADKIHEIKLRSAEDILLFGSPTATHSLIRQNLIDGYWLFLNPIIIGRGFPLFSDIEDRIQLKLLPTTRQFACGVTELNYEVERG from the coding sequence ATGGGAAAAATAATTTCTTTTATGCACGTATCTCTTGACGGTTTTGTTGCAGGCCCAAATGGTGAAATGGACTGGATTAAAGCTGATCAGGAACTTTTTGATTATGTCGGTGCTCGGATTAGCAAGACCGATATAGCTTTATATGGACGCATAACCTATCAGCTGATGGAGAGTTATTGGCCGACTGCTGCCGACAAGGAGACGGCTACCCGTCACGAAATCGAACATTCCAGGTGGTATAAAAATGTGCACAAAGTCGTTTTATCCAAAACATTACAAGAAACAGGACTGAGCAATACGACCATTCTTAGCAACGAGCTTGCGGACAAAATCCATGAAATTAAGCTCCGGTCAGCGGAAGACATTCTGCTTTTTGGAAGTCCTACGGCAACGCATTCACTCATTCGACAGAACTTAATTGACGGCTACTGGTTGTTCCTGAATCCAATTATAATTGGACGCGGCTTTCCATTGTTTTCCGATATCGAAGATAGAATACAACTCAAACTTTTGCCAACTACCCGGCAATTTGCCTGCGGAGTAACGGAACTGAATTACGAGGTTGAAAGAGGGTAA
- the alaS gene encoding alanine--tRNA ligase yields MDSRNIRQTFLDFFEKHQHKIVPSAPIVVKNDPTLMFTNAGMNQFKDYFLGNQQAQYKRIADSQKCLRVSGKHNDLEEVGTDGYHHTMFEMLGNWSFGDYFKEQAVEMAWKLLTEVYGLQKDRLYVSVFGGDNKEGLQQDEEAISCWKKWVAEDRILCFGKKDNFWEMGDTGPCGPCSEIHYDIRSDDERRNVEGAELVNAGTPEVIEIWNLVFIQFNRKANGQLEELPDKHIDTGMGFERLAMVLQHKKASYDTDIFNPYIRYISEFTGIPYGASYDAAAQSDLAMRVISDHIRAVCFAIADGTLPSNTGPGYVIRRILRRAVRYSYSFLNIKDPFLFRLVPILVDQMGDVYNELKAQIKLIGNVLMEEEASFLRTLEGGLRKLEVIDKSSGKISGKLAFELYDTYGFPFDLTQLIARENHCIVDESEFNEAMLQQKERSRSDAKKEYSDWNVVHDGSTHFVGYDTDTVESTKLLRWRKLDIKGQTVYQMVFETTPFYPEGGGQVGDTGIAVFEDAVIEISDTVKENELILHVASSLPQKLDQTVGLKINAYRRNLIENNHSATHLLHAALRKVLGSHVQQRGSLVQDGYLRFDFSHFQKMDEESILHVERLVNEKIRENIVREERRSAPIEEAKSSGAMMLFGEKYGEKVRMITFDPSYSIELCGGCHVDTTGQIGFFKIVSETAIAAGIRRIEAVTSVEAEKLIYEQFKQMHEIRNLLKNPKEPVEALQQLLDEHKTLNKQIQELKETQAAVLKQQLITKSEKMGGIRTLFECITIDDGKIAKALIYQLGKEMEPAVVVFGFVENDKPQLMCLISDSLVKSHGLNASLWIREAAKEIEGGGGGQAFFATAGGKKVVGLEQAILKAKQIISAQLSNLNS; encoded by the coding sequence ATGGATTCCCGTAACATTCGCCAAACATTTTTAGACTTTTTTGAAAAACATCAGCATAAAATTGTGCCCTCTGCTCCTATAGTGGTTAAAAATGACCCGACCTTGATGTTCACAAATGCGGGAATGAACCAATTTAAAGATTATTTTCTGGGGAATCAACAGGCACAGTATAAAAGGATTGCGGATAGTCAGAAATGTCTGAGAGTTAGCGGCAAACATAATGATCTCGAAGAAGTCGGAACCGACGGTTACCATCATACGATGTTTGAAATGCTTGGTAACTGGTCCTTTGGCGACTATTTTAAAGAACAGGCGGTAGAAATGGCCTGGAAACTACTTACAGAAGTCTATGGGCTTCAGAAAGACCGGTTGTATGTTTCTGTTTTTGGTGGCGATAACAAAGAAGGTCTTCAGCAAGACGAGGAAGCCATTTCCTGTTGGAAAAAATGGGTAGCCGAGGACAGGATCCTATGTTTTGGAAAAAAAGACAACTTTTGGGAAATGGGCGATACGGGTCCTTGCGGACCTTGTTCGGAAATTCATTACGATATCCGAAGTGATGATGAGCGCCGGAATGTCGAAGGAGCTGAACTCGTCAATGCGGGCACACCGGAAGTAATTGAAATCTGGAATCTCGTGTTTATTCAATTCAACAGAAAGGCCAACGGACAACTCGAAGAATTACCTGATAAACATATCGATACGGGAATGGGTTTTGAACGACTGGCGATGGTCTTGCAGCATAAAAAGGCCAGTTACGACACAGATATTTTTAATCCATACATCAGATATATTTCAGAATTTACCGGAATTCCTTATGGAGCAAGCTATGATGCTGCGGCCCAATCAGATCTCGCCATGCGGGTTATCTCGGATCATATCCGTGCTGTATGTTTTGCAATTGCCGATGGAACATTGCCTTCCAACACAGGTCCCGGGTATGTGATTCGCAGGATCTTAAGAAGAGCCGTGAGGTATTCCTATTCATTCCTCAACATTAAAGATCCGTTCCTTTTCAGGTTGGTTCCTATTTTGGTCGATCAGATGGGGGATGTTTATAACGAACTTAAAGCTCAGATCAAACTCATTGGGAATGTACTCATGGAAGAAGAAGCTTCCTTTCTAAGAACCCTGGAAGGTGGTTTGCGAAAACTAGAAGTTATAGATAAATCTTCCGGAAAAATATCCGGCAAACTTGCGTTTGAACTTTACGATACTTACGGTTTTCCATTTGACCTGACCCAATTGATTGCCAGGGAGAATCATTGTATTGTTGATGAGAGCGAATTCAATGAAGCCATGCTTCAACAAAAAGAGAGGTCCCGATCTGATGCAAAAAAAGAATATTCAGATTGGAATGTGGTCCACGATGGCAGCACCCATTTTGTAGGGTATGATACCGACACCGTTGAATCGACAAAACTCCTGCGATGGAGAAAGTTGGACATAAAAGGACAGACTGTTTATCAAATGGTATTTGAAACCACACCTTTTTATCCGGAAGGTGGAGGACAGGTTGGCGATACCGGTATAGCAGTTTTTGAGGATGCTGTAATTGAGATTTCCGATACCGTCAAAGAAAATGAACTCATACTTCATGTAGCTAGCAGTCTGCCACAAAAATTGGATCAAACTGTTGGTTTGAAAATAAACGCATACCGGAGAAATCTGATTGAAAACAACCACAGTGCAACACATTTGCTTCATGCAGCTTTGAGGAAAGTCCTGGGTAGTCATGTGCAGCAGAGAGGTTCACTGGTTCAGGATGGATATTTGAGATTCGACTTTTCACATTTTCAAAAAATGGATGAAGAATCTATTCTCCATGTTGAACGTCTGGTCAATGAAAAAATCAGAGAAAACATTGTCAGGGAAGAACGAAGATCTGCTCCTATAGAAGAAGCTAAAAGTTCCGGAGCGATGATGCTTTTTGGTGAAAAGTATGGAGAAAAAGTTCGAATGATCACATTTGACCCTTCTTATTCGATAGAATTATGTGGGGGTTGCCATGTAGATACAACCGGACAGATTGGATTCTTTAAAATTGTTTCGGAAACAGCGATTGCAGCAGGCATAAGAAGAATAGAGGCAGTTACATCGGTTGAAGCCGAAAAGTTGATCTATGAGCAATTTAAGCAAATGCATGAAATCCGGAACTTATTGAAAAATCCGAAAGAACCCGTTGAAGCTTTACAGCAATTGCTCGACGAACATAAAACTTTAAACAAACAAATACAAGAACTCAAAGAAACTCAGGCCGCTGTTTTAAAGCAACAGTTGATAACGAAAAGTGAAAAAATGGGTGGAATCAGGACTTTGTTTGAATGCATTACGATTGACGATGGCAAAATTGCAAAGGCCTTGATTTATCAACTTGGGAAGGAAATGGAACCAGCGGTTGTGGTTTTTGGTTTTGTTGAAAACGATAAACCACAGTTGATGTGTTTGATATCAGATTCCTTGGTTAAATCTCATGGTTTAAATGCATCTCTATGGATCCGGGAGGCAGCCAAAGAAATTGAAGGCGGCGGCGGAGGTCAGGCATTTTTTGCTACGGCTGGTGGAAAAAAAGTGGTTGGACTGGAACAAGCCATCCTGAAAGCAAAACAGATCATTAGTGCCCAACTTAGCAATTTGAATTCATGA